A portion of the Poecile atricapillus isolate bPoeAtr1 chromosome 7, bPoeAtr1.hap1, whole genome shotgun sequence genome contains these proteins:
- the PTGFR gene encoding prostaglandin F2-alpha receptor isoform X2, with product MNSSKSPGLAGFGALKNTTCHTEKKISVFFSIIFMTVGILSNSLAIVILMKAYQRFRQKSKASFLLLASGLVVTDLFGHLINGAIAVFVYASDKDWIRFNQSNILCSVFGICMVFFGLCPLLLGSVMAVERCIGVTRPIFHSTKMTSRHVKMMLTMVTMARIGINEGRSKETCETILFALRMATWNQILDPWVYILLRKAVLKNLYKITSGCCGVHVMNLHMWELSSIKNSLKVAAISESPGSSKQINLQPLSSMGR from the exons ATGAACAGTTCAAAATCACCAGGGCTGGCTGGATTTGGAGCCTTGAAAAACACAACGTGCCACACGGAGAAAaagatttcagttttcttttcaataaTCTTCATGACGGTGGGAATTTTGTCCAACAGTCTTGCAATAGTAATTCTCATGAAGGCATACCAGAGATTCAGACAGAAATCAAAAGCCTCCTTTCTGCTTCTTGCCAGTGGTTTGGTTGTCACAGATCTCTTCGGTCACCTCATCAATGGAGCCATTGCAGTGTTTGTGTATGCATCAGATAAAGACTGGATTCGATTTAACCAGTCCAACATTCTGTGCAGTGTTTTTGGAATCTGCAtggttttctttggtttgtgCCCACTCCTCCTGGGCAGTGTGATGGCTGTTGAACGTTGCATTGGAGTCACTAGGCCAATATTTCACTCTACAAAAATGACTTCTAGACATGTGAAAATGATGTTGACTATG GTGACAATGGCCAGAATTGGGATTAATGAAGGTCGCTCAAAGGAGACCTGTGAAACGATACTTTTCGCTCTCCGAATGGCCACGTGGAATCAGATTTTAGATCCCTGGGTGTACATTCTTCTCCGGAAAGCTGTTCTTAAAAACCTGTACAAGATCACAAGCGGATGTTGTGGTGTGCACGTCATGAACTTACACATGTGGGAACTCAGCTCCATCAAGAATTCTCTGAAGGTTGCAGCAATATCAGAGTCACCAGGAAGTTCCAAACAGATAAACCTCCAGCCTCTCAGCTCTATGGGACGATAA
- the PTGFR gene encoding prostaglandin F2-alpha receptor isoform X1 gives MNSSKSPGLAGFGALKNTTCHTEKKISVFFSIIFMTVGILSNSLAIVILMKAYQRFRQKSKASFLLLASGLVVTDLFGHLINGAIAVFVYASDKDWIRFNQSNILCSVFGICMVFFGLCPLLLGSVMAVERCIGVTRPIFHSTKMTSRHVKMMLTMVCLFAVLIALLPILRFRAYQIQASRTWCFYKTEHVEDWEDRFYLLLFSCLGFLALAISFLCNAVTGITLLRVKFKSQQRQGRSHHFEMIIQLLAIMCVSCICWSPFLVTMARIGINEGRSKETCETILFALRMATWNQILDPWVYILLRKAVLKNLYKITSGCCGVHVMNLHMWELSSIKNSLKVAAISESPGSSKQINLQPLSSMGR, from the exons ATGAACAGTTCAAAATCACCAGGGCTGGCTGGATTTGGAGCCTTGAAAAACACAACGTGCCACACGGAGAAAaagatttcagttttcttttcaataaTCTTCATGACGGTGGGAATTTTGTCCAACAGTCTTGCAATAGTAATTCTCATGAAGGCATACCAGAGATTCAGACAGAAATCAAAAGCCTCCTTTCTGCTTCTTGCCAGTGGTTTGGTTGTCACAGATCTCTTCGGTCACCTCATCAATGGAGCCATTGCAGTGTTTGTGTATGCATCAGATAAAGACTGGATTCGATTTAACCAGTCCAACATTCTGTGCAGTGTTTTTGGAATCTGCAtggttttctttggtttgtgCCCACTCCTCCTGGGCAGTGTGATGGCTGTTGAACGTTGCATTGGAGTCACTAGGCCAATATTTCACTCTACAAAAATGACTTCTAGACATGTGAAAATGATGTTGACTATGGTATGTCTGTTTGCTGTTCTTATAGCTTTGCTGCCTATTCTTAGGTTTAGAGCCTACCAAATTCAAGCATCGAGGACCTGGTGCTTCTATAAAACAGAACATGTTGAGGACTGGGAAGACAGATTTTATCTCTTACTTTTTTCTTGCCTTGGGTTCCTGGCTCTTGCTATTTCATTCCTGTGCAATGCTGTCACAGGAATTACCCTCTTAAGGGTCAAATTTAAAAGTCAACAAAGACAAGGCAGATCTCATCATTTTGAAATGATCATTCAGCTCTTGGCTATAATGTGTGTTTCTTGCATTTGCTGGAGCCCATTCCTG GTGACAATGGCCAGAATTGGGATTAATGAAGGTCGCTCAAAGGAGACCTGTGAAACGATACTTTTCGCTCTCCGAATGGCCACGTGGAATCAGATTTTAGATCCCTGGGTGTACATTCTTCTCCGGAAAGCTGTTCTTAAAAACCTGTACAAGATCACAAGCGGATGTTGTGGTGTGCACGTCATGAACTTACACATGTGGGAACTCAGCTCCATCAAGAATTCTCTGAAGGTTGCAGCAATATCAGAGTCACCAGGAAGTTCCAAACAGATAAACCTCCAGCCTCTCAGCTCTATGGGACGATAA